The genomic stretch ATATCATCTCTGAAACTTTATCTTGGGTTCCCCAGGTTTTGCTTGATTTTTGTTGCTTTGGTTTTCTCTTAAATCTTCCTGCCCCAAAGAGGTTCATGTGAAATACTAAATCATTGATTAATTCCTAGGAATTAGCCAATGACTTGCCTGCAAATTTCCAACCATTCCTTGCCTTCTCCCTACCTCCCTCCAAAATAAGTAGCCTCAGAAGCAAAAATGCAAACACAAGGTAATCTTTGTGAACGCTGTACAAATGCACCATTTTCTCTTACAGGTTGGCCTTTATAGAATGAAATGCCAGAGCTTTGATATTTATTATCTGAAATAGGTTTAACATTTGGAGAAATGTGTTCAAACACATAACCTTGGAAAGAAAAGCAAGCTGATGGAACAGAGAACAGGGGTAGGCAGAAAACAATTTTGCTGTGGAGGGGCAAAGTTAGAAAATTGAGTCCTTTGAGCGTAAAGAGCTCTCAGGTGAggtaaaagtaaaatacaaatcaattttcaacTCTTCACGAGGGCCACTAGATATCAGTTTTAAATATACATGACCACAATATCAATAATGAAGAAatcttatgttttatttaatacttTGGCCAGACCAGCCCCTTTGAAGGGATCACTAGTTtaggaaagaagaacaacaaaccATCATTCACTTTCCTGCAGGTTCATcgttttcttaattatttctattGGTCCTGCTTTATTCTTTCTGCAAACTAAGGGGTGGGGGGTTTCTATATTAGATCAGCAATGTCTGGTTCTTATCCAAATATTCCACCTAATAAGGACGTAAGTTCTCATGGACTGGACAACCACTCTGCAACATTCCTGAGAATTGAATAATATAATAATCTTGAAAGTCAGCAGAGTGgattatccacttttttttttttttttttttctggacatgAACTTGTGACCTTAACAGTAGCActgcaaaaaaaaagcaaatgtgctaagcactttgcCAGAGTAACCTTCCATGTAGACTTTTCATCTTAAATACACACGACTGAAAACAACTACAATTTTTGGAAAATTATGTACAAACCCAATACTTCTTTTGATtacatataaatacaaattaGCTATCTTTCCTAAAAAGTGGttataatagtaaataaatacaaaataaatctgACCATTATACTTCATGTGCTGGGGTTGAACCCATATAAAATGTAcaactaaatacattttaaaatctttaaggaataattctctgattaaaatatttgttttcccaACTTCTTTTcgtagatataaatatattttcaaaatagctgtgtttttttttttctccattccattccATAAATAAAGTCTTCATTGGGAAATATTAAAGTgtcaacttgatttttttttttttttgcttttttctaaaatatatatatatatttattttattttattttgctgtgcTAACGACACCCACAACCCTCGACAACCATGTCCTGATAGTTCTTTAATACCACCTTTTCATTCTCGTCAAGGTACAACATGGAGATGGCACTGAGTTCCGTTGGGACACAGCACGCCTTGGGAATCTTAGAGTTAACTGAGTTGACCAGCGTCTGGACGATGGCGTGGTTCGTGGAGTTCAGGTGATCGGCCAGGGGGAAAGGGCACTCCCCGTGGCAGTAAAAGGCATGATACCCCGGGGGGGCGACGATCCAGTCATTCCACCCCACGTCACTGAAGTCCACGTACAAAGGGTGTCTCTTACAACTGGACTTGAGGCGTTTCCGCTGTTTGTGTTTCGCCTGACGCTTTTCTCTTTTGTGGAGAGGGTGTCCTTTCCCATCGTGGCCAAAAGTGACCAGCAAGGGCCTTCTCTGTGACCAGCTGTGCTCGTCTTGGTGCAAAGACCTGCTAATCCGCACGTGCCTCTTGGAGACCCCGTGGCTGTCCTCTGGGTGGGCCACCTCCACCACAAACCCGTGGTTGGCGAGCCCCTGCGCTGTCCACCTCATCACGGCAGGGGTGACATCAAAGCTCTCCCACCTGCTGGCATTCTGAGTCACCAACCTGGTGTCCAGAAGTCTGGTCACGGGGAACTCGGAGTTGGCTGTGGCAGGTTTtataatttcataaatattaattcGGTGATGGAAACTGCtattgttttccaaagtttcCTGCATCTGTTCCCGAAAGACCTGAAGTTCTGCTGAGGTGATAAACTCCTCAGTGGGGATAGAAGTTAAATTAAAGAAGAATCTACGGGTTGTTTTTCCACTCATTTCTGGCAATTCTTCCAAAGAttctaatttaatataaaaaagtggaaaaaaagaaaaatcattcagTAAGGCAAGTATGACAATTTGATTGTATATAAGGATTTATATACATCACTTCAGGGTTTGATTTAACATATGTAAAAATCTGCAGCCAGAAAGTTAAAATTTCCCCTTTAGATAAAGAAATGATCCTCCCTTTTCTATACATTTATGTCAATATGCACACCATGaaacaaaatttcacaattcaCTGTTACATGTTTAATCTAATACGTGAATACTGCTTCCAGGTGGCTATAATAATGGGGGAAATGGTGAAGCATTTCTTTGGAATTCACAGACTTTAGGGCAAAAAAAAGTCAGCACTATAGTTAGTAGAGGTCTAATGAGTAAGGATTTGAGGAAATTATtgcatttcttaaaaagaaaaaggctttaATGTCAATCCCTTAAGCAGTATTCTCAAACATTACTCTGCAATTTAGATGACTTACAAATCTCGATATACAGATTTCAGTTTCCTAATTAAAGACTCTGAAACTCAACATCAACGATGACATTTTGCAAAGTACACCCTACTATTTTACTCAAAAGTCCAGAGACAAAGGCATTTACAGGGATCTACTTCTTTGGAAACGTAAGGGTGGTACTAGGACACTGTAGTAATTAAGGCTGGATGATTTCAAGAGAAATAACTTCCCAACTTTGTCTGTTCTCTCACCTCTTTATGACCTCAAAAATCAAAATCTCATTTCAGatgcttttgggaaaaaaataattctcttctgtttataattcctttatcttaaaaaaaaaataaaccatattaaaaatatacaccTACCCAATAATAGGCTACAGGGTACAGATAACCCTCCCCCCACTTTATAAAAATCTACAGAAATGCCATTATGACATTCATGATGTAAGGGATAATC from Balaenoptera acutorostrata chromosome 15, mBalAcu1.1, whole genome shotgun sequence encodes the following:
- the BMP2 gene encoding bone morphogenetic protein 2, whose product is MVAGTRCLLALLLPQVLLGVAAGLIPELGRRKFAVSAGRSSSQPSDDVLSEFELRLLSMFGLKQRPTPSRGAVVPPYMLDLYRRHSGQPGAPAPDHRLERAASLANTVRSFHHEESLEELPEMSGKTTRRFFFNLTSIPTEEFITSAELQVFREQMQETLENNSSFHHRINIYEIIKPATANSEFPVTRLLDTRLVTQNASRWESFDVTPAVMRWTAQGLANHGFVVEVAHPEDSHGVSKRHVRISRSLHQDEHSWSQRRPLLVTFGHDGKGHPLHKREKRQAKHKQRKRLKSSCKRHPLYVDFSDVGWNDWIVAPPGYHAFYCHGECPFPLADHLNSTNHAIVQTLVNSVNSKIPKACCVPTELSAISMLYLDENEKVVLKNYQDMVVEGCGCR